The sequence CTGACTGATTAATTTTGGTAAAAGATTCGAATGAGTTTTCAGATAAAACCTTGGGCttaatttagtatatatattcaaatagggcacgaaaggttttaatgaaaaAAGAGGTGGTTAACACGCTTTtgtgatattttaatttcaagtGTTATCTAAACTTTATTCCATGCATTGACCCAACACATTCCTCTCTATTCACATTGCGTTTTGGACCGACACATACAAGAGCTTTTTTGTCCGTATTACACCTTGACACGTGTGAATAATTGTggaacattttaaaatatcctAGAATTCTGAATGTATAAAATAACACAAATCGTAATTCAATAATAGTTTTGCTTCTTGTTGTACAAAACAAGAGACTAAATGGTTAGTTATTCAGAATAGTTTCGTTCTCATAAATTCTcaaattagtttcttttttcGTTTGTTAGACAGGTGTACGTGGTTGGCAACATATTACGAGTAAGGTCGAACGATATTGTAGTCCTTTTTTTGTCGGCAATTGTATAACATTAAAAGCAACTTGATATATGATATCACCAAGTGATTGGTATGAATTATATCAATCACAAGAGGTTTTAACTACGAAGCATGTGAATGGGAACACGACAGAAAGTATGTGAATAGTAAACTTTTGACTATTTGAAACTCTTCAATACTATTTATTTGTCAACCATATCataatatatagtatttatttattgtcatattttatgaGTCCAACCTTTCTTTCATTTGTCAACAATATTATCTTCTTTGCCTTGAAACAAAAGCATCTTATCACCTTTGATTTTATAACATCTGTTAGTACTACTTTacaattattcatatataacttGATGTTTACATAATTACATATCAATATGTAATATAAGTTTCTTATATTGTCCTCTGAATAGTTCTAACAAAGCTATTAGACAATAAAATGTGTGATTGTTGAAGAAAAAATACGAATCATGTAAATACGAATCATGTCATTAGTAACACGACAAAATGTATGTGAATAGTTATCTTTTGACTATTCCAATCTCCTCCGTTGCAATTGatgttataatttaataaaaaccataaaataaaaaatcatttattatagtattatgattgtttttataactaaaactcattttcacacataagttcaacttaatatttgtattttataatcatggtgCACATATGAATTGTTATAAACTTTATATTAAGGATTAGAGAAAATACTAtacataaatattcaaactgaatataatccaaaaaaaaaagtaaaaaggaaaaattttgaagtaaaaattactattaaataaaattttacaattctctctggtcacgattttttttaaaaaaggaaaaattctTAATGGAAAAGGAgaagttattttcacataatagAAGTTTTTATTGATACATTATCAATCTATTTTTAATTGATACATATCACAATCATATCAagtgaaatatttgaagttaattttagtttatatttttaacacaaaattattaaaaattaaagttagttaattataagaaaaataagattacttttacgtttttattttatttagacttttaaaaaggaaattaattattttatttttttagatttttatacaactattttatttttagtagaaaaattatgtttaattatttatatattttgtcctatacatacaaacacatatttatcATATTCACACATACTCATGTACGACAATAAcatcaaaataaaaagttatgCTAGCATAATAAGATgtaataaggataataaaaagttgagttgtatcaagaaattaaaagaaaatacttagaaaatacttttcatgtaaataatattgtgttttgtaaaaatatgtgtaagctattttttgtttaaaaatatagatgtaaaatatttatagctattttttgttataattttataacatacaattatctattaaaaaggaaagatatttacttataagaaaataataagagtacttttacaaaaaaaaattaattatgcttttaaaagtaatattatttattttaaatttagtttttcttcatgtttttattaaataatttattgtacTTATAGGGTTTTAcaattcatttttgtttaacatttttttcttaaaatttaatgtttatcttttataattctCTATCTTTATTATCTTGTAAAACAAacattataacaaaaaataataataacaataataataataatagtaataataataataagactattaaataatatttataattaaactttaaGAAAAatcgtttttattattttagtatatatagtttaacacatatcacatttctatatatataaccaccatgtgtcacaatcatgttaattagcaactttaaAGAACCAAactcaatataatattttacaattatattttttaaaaaaatttagaaaataaaaattatattaaataaatttttcatatctattttaggattttgaaaaataaaaatttctaaaaacattactactaaatatttttcataaatcgtttttactattaaataattttaaaagtagatttttcaaaattcgtttttattatcttattatatatatattttaatcattatatatttaaacacatgtcacaatattagaaacaaattattatcaaataatcttttgaaataatctttttattaggattaaaaaaaggaaaattactatctattctattatttgcgaagtaaatttttggattcgagctctcacgttaaaagttagagtggttaatatcgtttatacccttaatgaataaaatatataactaaattaaaaaataaaaacgaaattttaattgatttgattacatattgattaatattaataatagtaagaattatccaaaatatgaaaatataatttaagaaagtgataatttatgtatatattgtattgttatctgaaaaagtcttttagtaaaaaattaaaaacataaattatataacaaaatattaatcaaataaaattcttaattatataaaataaaatattgaatcatccaaaatctaaaatataattaaaaaaagataatttctctatatatatattgtattgttatctgaaaaagtattttagtaaaacgtttaaaaaataaattatataattaaatattaatcaaataaaataaatttttggaatcaagCTTTCACGTtcaaagttagagtggttaatatcgtttatacctttaatgaataaaatgtataaataaattaaaaaaataaaaaaataaaaacaaaaacaaaattttaattgatttgattagataattgattaatattaataatagtaagaattatccaaatctgaaaatataatttaaaaaagagataatttatgtatatattgtattattatttgaagaaaaatcttttagtaaaaagttaaaaacataaatcatacaactaaatattaattaaataaaattattgattatataactaaaaatagaatattgaattatccgaaatctaaaaatataattaaaaaaatgaagataatttatacatatatactgtattattatctgaaaaaatatattagtaaaacgttaaaatcataaattatataactaaatattaatcaaataaaagtttttaattatataattgaaaatataatattgagttattttaagatttgttttagTAATGgatatagtgtacaaagaacttttcaaaaatttatgaaaatgtttaagcctgCATCACGGGGAAAATACCtagttaaataatatatataataaaaaatttaatgaaattcggttttgttaatatcttagtatatatatttttaattatgagattgATTaccacatgtcacaatcttaaatatataattgttatgtgtcgcgatcatgttaattaacaactttgaagaaccaaactttatataataaaatatatatattcagccACATTATTGATGTGTTGTTATCATATTTTAAGCTTTCAACCATACTTTATTTGTCAACCATATATCATCTCTTCCTTTACGTAAAAGCATATCTTATCACCTTTGTTTTGATAAACATTattcaatattttataaacattcataaaatatttatgtatcaaTATCATCAACCATTGTCTCATTTTTCCCATGAAAATTTCTGTTACAACTCGTAGAAAATTCGatatatgaaaaatcaaaatatcaaaTGGCCCCCAATGATTGTAACCCACTCTGGTCAACAAAGCAGCCAGCCACCGAAACTTCCTAACATGTTGTAAACTTTCGAGGCAACGTGTGGTTATAATAGCAAACAAACGGTGTGTAGTTTCCCTTTCAACCTCAGACACGGAGACCATTTCACAAGCTGAACCCCAAAAGTGTATACGCGTCATCTTACCCAATCAGAAGCGTAAAGCGAGATCATCAGTCCAGTGTTTAACCTCCACGTGGAACATCGACGTGTATTTTCGCGCCTTttgtaacaaataataaaaaattcgtCCAAAACAAACATCTCGGTCGCCGGAGGAATAATCGGCGGTGCGGAGGCGTTTCCCTGAGGGTGATGGAGGCGAATGGATCTGGATTCCGGCGAATTCTGCTGCTGGCGCTGTGCATCTCCGGAATCTGGTCCGCCTACATCTACCAAGGCGTTCTTCAGGAAACTCTGTAAGTGGAATCACTCTTCACATCGGATCCGATTCTCGTCAGCTTCATTGTTTCCAATCGTCATTTGATCGGTGCTACGAGCGTGATGTAGCCTAGTGCAACGATTCTCGTATAGATATAGCTCATGCAGTAGGTTGTTCTTAATCTGTATGCAAATGCAATTGTATTCGAAATCTTTGTTTGGAGTTTCTAGAGACGTATTATTAGCTGCAGAAACGTCTAGTTTTCCGTGGAGAATGTGAAAGCTCCGGTGGCCACGCGTGTGGAAATCTGGTGTGGTGCGGATTCGAACTCGGTCTCCTGGGGATTCACAGAACGCTTTGACCACCCGATCACAGACGCGTGGTTAAAGATTTAATTAAAAGGAGGAGTTAGCTTAATCGCTAAAACTCCTGAATTAACTTATAAGAGTCTAAAGAGGTCACATGTTCAGGTCTTCTCGTTGGGAGGgattgtttttttaatcagatgaGAGTTAATTTAACATTGTCTGAGTTCACCATAAGAGATGTACGCGCCTACGAACCTAGAACCTCCTAGTcattcaataataataataattatctgAAACATAGCTGCAGTAAACTTGTTCTTTGTCCATGGGCTAACACTAATACTATTTCTGATTAGGTCCACGAAGAGATTTGGTCCAGATGAGAAGAGGTTCGAGCACCTTGCATTCTTGAACTTGGCGCAAAGTGTAGTCTGCTTGGTCTGGTCTTTTATTAGTGAGCATTTTGTCCAATCCCATCTCTGTCTCCTCTATCATGGAATACAGACAAATAGAACTGAAATTTAAATCTGATTTTTGGTCCAGTGATTAAGCTTTGGTCAAACACCGGTAACGGTGGTGCACCATGGTGGACGTATTGGAGTGCCGGCATTACTAATACCATTGGTCCTGCCATGGGGATTGAAGCCTTGAAATACATCAGTTATCCAGCTCAGGTATCTTTTTTACCTGATCAGTCATACTCAGATCATGGATTTTGATTACTTCTTAGGGTAAGCGATGGGTTGAGTTCTGATTTTTGTTTCGTGCAGGTCCTGGCAAAATCTTCAAAAATGATTCCAGGTAAGGCATCTCATCTCTATCCATAGTTTTGAATGTTGATCCAATATTATCTCGAAAAGATTATATGAAACACTCTTACCATGATGCAGTTATGCTGATGGGAACTTTGGTTTACGGAATAAGATACACTTTCCCTGAATACATTTGCACCTTTCTTGTCGCGGGAGGAGTAGCTGTGTTTGCTCTTCTTAAGGTATGCAAATCATCTCATCCAAAAGCTTTGATCACAGCATATTTGTAAGCTTAtgatatattttgtttcttttcagaCAAGCTCTAAGACAATCAGCAAGCTAGCTCATCCAAATGCACCCTTAGGCTACGCACTTTGCTTCTTAAACCTCGCCTTTGACGGATTCACAAACGCCACCCAAGACTCCATTGCCTCAAGGTACCCGAAAACAGAAGCTTGGGACATAATGCTGGGGATGAATCTATGGGGCACAATATACAACTTGGTCTACATGTTTGGATTACCACAAGGGATGGGATTCGAAGCATATCAGTTCTGTAAGCAGCACCCGGAAGCGGCATGGGATATTCTGAAATACTGTCTATGCGGTGCCGTGGGACAAAACTTCATATTCATGACGATAAGTAACTTCGGGTCACTAGCTAACACGACCATAACGACGACAAGGAAGTTCGTTAGCATCGTTGTGTCGTCGGTGATGAGCGGGAATCCATTGTCGCTGAAGCAATGGGGATGTGTTTCGATGGTGTTTGGTGGTTTGTCTTATCAGATTTTCCTTAAATGGAGCAAGTCGAAAagagtggagaagaagaagcaaaagagtTGAACAAAAGAGCGAAAACACACAATGTGTATGGCTCTGTTACCTTTTCTCATATCTCTAAACtgagtttttagattttttttttccttttagctGTTTATGTTTAACCAACCGAAACAGTCTCAAACCAGATTAGTCAACTGTAAAACTAGTGATTAGCAGAGAGGTAATAGTAATGATGATTCAAATATGACTTAACTTTTGCGATCCAAATATATGACTTAAATTCTTGGTCGGTTCGACTAGTATGGTTATGTCTTGAAAACATTGATTACAAACTGAAAACCGGTTTAGAAGAGGACTAATAAATAAGAGCGGTTGAAagttttcaaactaaaaaaggTAGAAAGTGATGATTACGTTTTGTCTTCCACTAACTAACATACTTAACTCTTGCCATTTTAAAGAGAAGCAGATCCAGATTCAACTAAGAACCCTCTTCATTTTGAAGCTTTGTTTCTGCAACTACATGCAGCCACGGAAGGAGGAGAAGAACATGAAAGCATAGCAGGTAAgtttataaaaacaataataaaagatAGTATATGTCACACCAAAATCAAATCATTTCCACCCATATAATCATCTCTTTACAAATCATATGAATCTTCTGAGAAGGAAACAAAGgggaaacaaaaaatatatttttctgtttttcttcttctcacatctATGAGAACTTCTCACACCTATGAGAAGTTACACTACAGAAAGAAAATGAATTGAaagcaaagttttttttttcttcttctccaaaacCTTATGCTAGTCTTGGCTTATcttttcttattcttcttctgtctgttttttttctaatcATTACTGTATATAGAAAGGCGACATGCCTCTCTGAAGTTGTTACTATATAGGTTTCTTCTGTACAGAGAATCAAGAACACAACAAATTAAGAATTCATGGGGGAGGCAAAGACCCAGATTATGTATCTGGGTTTGACCCTAAAAGAGGGGGAGATGAAACCAAagaatctttcttttttcttagaCACACGAACTATAAACTGAAGAAACACTCATACTTGAAGCCTTTTTTAAGTATGAGAAGAAACTCTCTGAATGAGTTGAATGCTGAGTATCTGAGAGAGAAACTCAGTTTCTGAGATTGGTCTAGACTTAGAAATGTTACCTTTAACATTCAATGGAGTCTAGACCACTGAGGGGGAAAAATGCAGATCATGGCACGCCCGCTTCACTAAAACTTTTTCAGGCCGATATGGCTGCAAAACCTATGAAGAAATTTCTAAGCAAAAAGAGAAGAAATGCATGTTATGTCCAACTCCATGAGGACACAACTGCGGTTTTaggttcgttttttttttctggttggGTTGGTTTGGTTTACAAACTATCAAGAAGGACTCTTTTGCAAGGAGGTGGTTGTGAAGGATTAGCACTCGGACATGGATATGGGGACTCCACACCCAGTGTTTTTAGAAGAAAGCTCCTCTCCTGCAGTGACACAGATCAGTCAGTTCCATTCCTATAAAACTATACCAATTCAAATGATTCGGTGCAAGCTTACTTACACTTTCAGAGAATTGAGGGCTTGGGATGCCTGCTGCTAGAGATCTGAACAGTGGAGTGACTTGAACAGGCGAGTTAAACTCTTCTTCACCAGACATGGGCACAATCTCATTACAGTTCTTTAGGATATCATCATGACAAGTTGAGAGTAAACCCACTTGTTCCACAGTTGCATCAGACACAATCCCTTGATCCTGTAGTACCTCCACGACACTTTGCTTCTGAGATATTGTCTGAGTATCAGAAGACATTGGTTGCTGTTGGGTCTTATCACCAGAAGGGTGCGGCATTACAGTTGATCCTGAGCTATTCTCAGAGCTTGCTGGTGAATCATGGAGATCAGGTTGCCTATAAGATACTTGACTAGCTTCATTACTACTCCTCAAATCTTCAACAAGATCCTTGAACTCCTCCTCAAGCTGGAAATCCATCTCCGGAAGTCCATAACGGAATATATCATTCTCTTTGCTTTTATTCAAGAAATCCTGCAGGACCTGCACATTAGTAGCACCAACAACAACATTTTTGTTAAACAGCCTCTTGAAAAGTGTTTCCTAATCATTGCAAAACCGCATAGTTAGTTACCTTCCATGCATTCTCCATGCTTTGTTCAGTGTTGTCTGAGTTTACTTTATGCGCCAATGAACTGAGAAGCTCAGCTTGTTGCATCAAGTTTGTTACCTTTGGATCATCCTTCTTAAGAAACACTTCTTGGTTACCTATATACCCAGAAACACACAATTAACTTACTATGCTGCATCTTTACTAATGCTCTCATTACAGGATAAGCAACAACAACATAAAGAAGAGATTTGGGCAGAGTTGTTTACCGTCATTTTCTTTCACATTGTCTGTTTGATTCTGCTCCTCCGTGCTACCAACACTTGTGGCATTGTGGGGTAGTACCGAAAATGGAGGTCTTACTTGCTGATTCACACTTGAATGAACCTTTATATGTGATCTATCCCCATAGCTAGTGATCTCTTTAAGGTCTGGAATGTGACTTCTCCTGAAATATAGAGCATAGTCAATCCACAATTCAAAGCTTGCTTTCTTCTATGAATCCAAAAGAGAAAACCCAAAACAAGTTTCTCACCTTGGTTTCTTAGCAATAGGAGATTCACTTTCGACTTTGCAGGGTGCAGTAACACCATCTGGGAACAGGACTCTCTTGTTGTTTGAGTTCACAGAACAAGCAATACTATTCTCTTTAGCCATGGCTTCATACTTAGCTCTCTTCTTGCACAGTGTTGTGAACCTGTTCTTCACTGCATTATCAGTTCTACACAACAAACAAGAGAAGAACATTTTACCATCTATACTTTCATTTTCATAACTTGATTCATAAAAAGCTTTTCTTTATGTTCTCTAATAGATATATACCTGCCTGAGACCACTTTTGCAATCTCAGTCCATCTGTTCCCAAACAGTCTCTGTGCCTAAAAAACCAAAACACAGAAAGATCAGACACAAACTCTTATGGGATTAAAAGAAAGATGTCTTGTCTAACCTCACACAAAAGAGTATCTTCTTCAGGAGTCCAACCACCTCTCTTGAAATCAGAGTTTAAGTATGTATACCATCTGCAAAACCAAAACCCCATGatccgatttaaaaaaaaaaaaaaacaccagaAACAATCATCTTGATCAGAGTTTTAAACCAGACCTTCTTCTACACTGCCTTGTGCTCTTATCAGTAAACTTAGATGCAATGATCGCCCAACTGAGAAACCAatcaacacaacaacaacatcagAATCAATAAAACAGAAAACTTTGTCCGAGAAACtgtaagaaagaaaagagactAACTTTTGAGTTCCATTTAAAGTGATTTGCTGTCTGAGAATATCATCCTCCTGCAAAACTCAAAGCAAAACCCATCTCAGAGACTAGACAGAGCAATGAAACAGAGattcattattatttatatagagaatagagaatagagagagagagagaaaggggaAGAGACCTGTTGAGACCAGGTAACAAAATGACGCTCCTTCTTTTTGGAATCATCTTCTTCGTTAATAACgatcttattcttcttcttcgttgtcTCTTCCattgtaatatatttttctctCTCTGACGCTCTCCCTCTGTTAATATTCTTTGTCTATTCTTGGACGCTCCTTCTCCCTTTATTATAAAACCCACAGCGACGAGACGACCCCTCCCAACTTTTTTTCTTATctggaaaaataaaaatccaaactttttttccaggaaaaacaaaaaacaaatactaataATAATCAAAAAAATCACTTTAGAAAGGGACTACTTATATATTCATCACTCGTGCTTTTAAAACCCTCACAGAATCGTCTTGATtcgtaagttttttttcttttcacaaCGGTTgagtttcaaacaaaaaaaaacgaaaagggttgtttttttagaaagagagaaaataacaaaagttgagatttttttcctaaaattgaaatataaaagaatCACCTTTTGGTTCTATGAATCATGAGCATTGGTTTCCTTTAGTAACCTTCACTGTTATTTGGAAACAAATGAAAATTTGATCTCTTTCTCTCCGTCACATGACTCTTCTTTTTGAactctcatctctctctttctctctctctgtagaTTATATTTTCAATGATTTTGGgaatttaatgaaaataaataaaattattaaaaataaaataaaggggCAACGTCTATGGATGGGGGGGGGGCTAGTGCGCGGGTATGAAAGGAAGTTTGAAAAATAACGCTGAAATCCATGTGTCTCCTCCACCCattcatgtttttatttatttttaacgactttatttttcttttttcttttttttggtaaaaatgtaaagacttttttttaataaaataaaaaataaaaataaactttatttttcttttatttcgattttttttctttgtaattacCACATCCATAAAAATACAAGAGAGTCTGATACATTCAAAACTTGCCTTAAGTTACACACAACGGAACGTGGTGATTTCATTGTCTATAGTAGTGTGTGGGGGAATATGATTACTTTTATGgttctctaatttttttaattacaaaaagaaTATTTCAAAGTGTTTGCATTTGAATAGTGCACATGGTTTGATTCGTGATCTTCAAGCGATAAATTAGTGTCTAGAATactgttttcatttttttttactcttaTTTTCTACTTAATTGTGTTTAATCTTTTGGTGATACAAGTATTTAGTTTGAAATATAAACTGATGATAACACTTGTTTGACATAGTGCAAGAAAAATTTTGGCTTGATTTGATACAATTCTAGTATGAGTTgaatttaaacttttaatatttaaatgttaagtttaaaattatgttcGAGAGAGGTGTATTCTTCAGGCTCaatgtttttttctctctcgTTTCTTTCTATCGAATAATCGTTTGGAAAGATGCTTTTTCTGGTCTCTGGTGTCTTGTCGGACCATGATAAGGCTTCATCTTTCCCTCCTCAtttgtctcttctttttttgataTCGAACATAAATAGTTGTGGTTTGTAGGATTTAGCGGCAGtgtgtctttttctttttgaacttCAGATAAATTTTCTAACGCCATGGATCTATAGGAGAGTGTCGTCGCTGCTTGAGGACGGTGGTGAGGTTTCCAGAGACTCCGCAAGTCAGTCATCAAGGTTAGGTGCTTGGACTGAATGTTGTGAGGTGGTTTCGACGACGATATAACTCTTTGGGGAGACGGTTACCAATTCTACTCTCCCTCTCTGAATTGTAGCTCCTCTTGACTGGATTGAAATGGAGATGTGTGTGGGCTTCAGGATTTGATCGACAGCGAAATGCTTGTAGTATACAGAGCTAGATTTTTGAGAGTTGGTTCTTTGTTGGTGTCAGTGTTTGAGAACGCGAGACTACTCTGTGGGGATGTGGCTTATCAGTTATCACTAATAGTTTACCGTGCACAAATCGAAGGGCTGGTCATGACATCGCGACTTAGAGAAGTCACGGAAACATTTGATTTGGTCGCTGCTAGTGTTCGTTGGAGGTGAAGCTTTGGCTTCTACAGTCCATTGGACCATATGGACTACTATGTAAAAACTGTTATGAACTTATGATCCTCTTTATTAGAGTTGATTAAtattaatgaaatatatattttttaaagaagatTAAACTTGTGTTTATTTCATGATTCTCTTAGATGGTGATTTGGTttgggttttgtttttgttttctaaaagaAGATTTAAAAAATACGAAATTACTTCTAGCCGAATGTCCTAAGATTTGTGAGGCAATATTgaacaattattttttaacaaaaaaaattgaacaattATTGCAAGGAGATTGACCATGTTGTTCTTGTTGTTTTGTTAAAAGAGTATAGAACGgtgaaccaaaaaaaagaagaagaaaaagcagTGAGTAGAGGACAATTTTACGTGACACAACTAGCAACCGTTGGTTTTGGCTTTCAAATTCTTTGTAAGACTTAATTAAATTTGTTTCCTCTAGCtgtaacttaaaaaaaaaagatcatgcAAAAGAGCTGCTTCAATTCAATTAACCGAACTTAAACCCTCCTTTTTGGTAATTATTACTTGGACTtggagcatctccaatgtattacttcattttttttactttaaaatggTGTAACACTAAAATAGAATTGGGGTTTACTCTAATGTATTACTTCATTTTTactgtaaaaaatatttcaaaataattatatttttgtttaattaataattgttagtaatatcttatacttataaaaaattatcaatCAACCCCAACTAATTTATGTTTACAAAACttccataaaatataatttatttaaattaaacatttattattaaaaagtacaataatcataaatatatataagatagcATATTTTGGTTCAATAATGAACATGTCaactaatacattttataatgaataatga comes from Brassica rapa cultivar Chiifu-401-42 chromosome A02, CAAS_Brap_v3.01, whole genome shotgun sequence and encodes:
- the LOC103853977 gene encoding UDP-galactose/UDP-glucose transporter 1 — encoded protein: MEANGSGFRRILLLALCISGIWSAYIYQGVLQETLSTKRFGPDEKRFEHLAFLNLAQSVVCLVWSFIMIKLWSNTGNGGAPWWTYWSAGITNTIGPAMGIEALKYISYPAQVLAKSSKMIPVMLMGTLVYGIRYTFPEYICTFLVAGGVAVFALLKTSSKTISKLAHPNAPLGYALCFLNLAFDGFTNATQDSIASRYPKTEAWDIMLGMNLWGTIYNLVYMFGLPQGMGFEAYQFCKQHPEAAWDILKYCLCGAVGQNFIFMTISNFGSLANTTITTTRKFVSIVVSSVMSGNPLSLKQWGCVSMVFGGLSYQIFLKWSKSKRVEKKKQKS
- the LOC103853976 gene encoding transcription factor MYB88 translates to MEETTKKKNKIVINEEDDSKKKERHFVTWSQQEDDILRQQITLNGTQNWAIIASKFTDKSTRQCRRRWYTYLNSDFKRGGWTPEEDTLLCEAQRLFGNRWTEIAKVVSGRTDNAVKNRFTTLCKKRAKYEAMAKENSIACSVNSNNKRVLFPDGVTAPCKVESESPIAKKPRRSHIPDLKEITSYGDRSHIKVHSSVNQQVRPPFSVLPHNATSVGSTEEQNQTDNVKENDGNQEVFLKKDDPKVTNLMQQAELLSSLAHKVNSDNTEQSMENAWKVLQDFLNKSKENDIFRYGLPEMDFQLEEEFKDLVEDLRSSNEASQVSYRQPDLHDSPASSENSSGSTVMPHPSGDKTQQQPMSSDTQTISQKQSVVEVLQDQGIVSDATVEQVGLLSTCHDDILKNCNEIVPMSGEEEFNSPVQVTPLFRSLAAGIPSPQFSESERSFLLKTLGVESPYPCPSANPSQPPPCKRVLLDSL